In a single window of the Methylococcus sp. Mc7 genome:
- a CDS encoding class I SAM-dependent DNA methyltransferase: MQKKQQDQSQIKWISDFIWNIADDRLRDVYVRGKYRDVILPFTVLRRLDAVLESTKGAVLERKKFLDAHKVVEQDGALRMAAGQAFYNVSEFTLAKLKGSSQGQRLRDDFIAYLDGFSPNVQEILTKFNFRNQIQKLVDSHVLGFLIEDFLDPEINLSPLPVKDADGRIKLPALDNHGMGTVFEELIRRFNEENNEEAGEHFTPRDVVRLMAKLLFLPVADRIESSTYSLYDGSCGTGGMLTVAEEALRELAEEHGKEVSIHLFGQEISDETYAICKADLLLKGEGAEAENIVGGADKSTLSADQFRSREFDFMISNPPYGKSWKTDLERMGGKKAFDDPRFIVSHAGVPEFKLITRSSDGQLMFQVNKLQKMKHNTPLGSRIALVHNGSALFTGDAGQGESNIRRWVLENDWLEAIIALPLNIFYNTGIATYVWVLANKKAEYRKGRVQLIDASKWFQPLRRNLGKKNCELSDADIQRILDLYLPSPAGGRGAGGEGAFQDTPQCKWFDTADFGYWKITVERPLRLKSRLTHAAIETLRFASGDETLRAEIYAKYGEKLYDEFSKLKPEIEAWLKGEDDNEEDDDSEEDEGESKTAKKAVPVKRRKKLLDSATWARDKGLIDLALLAQKELGEDLFDDHNEFRARFEAAMKSHGKKLGTPEKKAIYKAVSWRDETAPPVIAKRTKLKAGEYFEPGYDGAYLETVGKDRFMVEYEADSDLRDTEQVPLKEPGGIEAFFDREVLPHAPDAWIATDKTQIGYEISFARYFYQPTPLRTLEEIRADILKLEQQTEGLLHRIVGGA; this comes from the coding sequence ATGCAGAAGAAACAACAGGACCAAAGCCAGATCAAGTGGATTTCCGACTTCATCTGGAACATCGCCGACGACCGCCTGCGCGACGTGTACGTGCGCGGCAAGTACCGCGACGTCATCCTGCCGTTCACGGTGTTGCGGCGGCTCGACGCCGTGCTGGAGTCCACCAAGGGGGCGGTGCTTGAGCGCAAGAAGTTCCTCGACGCCCACAAGGTGGTGGAGCAGGACGGCGCGCTGCGCATGGCGGCAGGCCAAGCGTTCTACAACGTCTCCGAGTTCACGCTGGCCAAGCTGAAAGGAAGTAGCCAGGGGCAGCGCCTGCGCGATGACTTCATCGCCTACCTCGATGGCTTCTCGCCCAACGTGCAGGAGATCCTCACCAAGTTCAACTTCCGCAATCAGATCCAGAAGCTCGTGGATTCCCACGTCTTGGGCTTCTTGATCGAGGACTTCCTCGACCCAGAGATCAACCTCTCCCCGCTGCCTGTCAAGGATGCCGACGGGCGCATCAAGCTCCCGGCGCTGGACAACCACGGCATGGGCACCGTGTTCGAGGAGCTGATCCGCCGCTTCAACGAAGAGAACAACGAGGAGGCTGGCGAACACTTCACGCCGCGCGACGTGGTGCGGCTCATGGCCAAGCTGCTGTTCCTGCCGGTGGCCGACCGGATCGAGTCCAGCACCTACTCCCTGTACGACGGCTCCTGCGGCACCGGCGGGATGCTGACCGTCGCCGAAGAAGCCTTGCGGGAACTGGCCGAGGAGCACGGCAAGGAAGTGTCCATCCACTTGTTCGGCCAGGAAATCAGCGACGAAACCTACGCCATCTGCAAGGCCGATCTGCTCCTGAAGGGCGAGGGCGCGGAGGCCGAGAACATCGTCGGCGGCGCGGACAAGTCCACACTGTCCGCCGACCAATTCCGCAGCCGCGAGTTCGATTTCATGATCTCCAACCCGCCGTATGGCAAGAGTTGGAAGACCGATCTGGAGCGCATGGGAGGCAAGAAGGCATTCGACGACCCGCGCTTCATCGTCAGTCACGCAGGCGTGCCCGAGTTCAAGCTCATCACCCGCTCCAGTGACGGGCAGCTCATGTTCCAGGTGAACAAGCTGCAGAAGATGAAGCACAACACGCCGCTGGGCAGCCGCATCGCGCTGGTGCATAACGGTTCCGCTCTGTTTACCGGCGACGCGGGCCAGGGCGAGAGCAACATCCGCCGCTGGGTGCTGGAGAACGACTGGCTGGAAGCCATCATCGCGCTGCCGTTGAACATCTTCTACAACACCGGCATCGCCACTTATGTTTGGGTTCTGGCCAACAAGAAAGCCGAGTACCGCAAAGGCCGAGTGCAGTTGATCGACGCCAGCAAGTGGTTCCAGCCGCTGCGCCGCAACCTCGGCAAGAAAAACTGCGAGCTCTCCGATGCGGACATCCAGCGCATTCTGGACCTCTATCTCCCCTCTCCCGCAGGCGGGAGAGGGGCCGGGGGTGAGGGGGCCTTTCAGGACACCCCCCAATGCAAGTGGTTCGACACCGCCGACTTCGGTTACTGGAAGATCACCGTCGAACGCCCGCTGCGCCTCAAGAGCCGGTTGACGCACGCCGCCATCGAAACCCTGCGGTTTGCCAGTGGCGACGAAACCCTGCGCGCCGAAATCTACGCCAAGTACGGCGAGAAACTCTATGACGAGTTTTCCAAGCTCAAGCCGGAAATCGAGGCGTGGTTGAAAGGTGAAGACGATAACGAGGAAGATGACGACAGCGAAGAGGATGAGGGCGAAAGCAAAACAGCCAAGAAGGCTGTACCGGTAAAGCGCCGGAAGAAGTTGCTGGACTCGGCGACCTGGGCGCGCGACAAGGGGCTGATCGATCTGGCCTTGCTGGCGCAAAAGGAACTCGGCGAAGACCTGTTCGACGACCACAACGAGTTCCGCGCCCGCTTCGAGGCCGCGATGAAGTCGCACGGCAAGAAGCTAGGCACACCCGAGAAGAAGGCAATCTACAAGGCGGTGAGCTGGCGCGATGAAACCGCGCCCCCCGTCATTGCCAAACGCACCAAGCTGAAGGCCGGCGAGTACTTCGAGCCCGGCTACGACGGCGCGTACCTGGAAACCGTGGGCAAGGATCGCTTCATGGTGGAGTACGAGGCCGACTCCGATCTGCGCGATACCGAACAGGTGCCGCTGAAGGAGCCGGGCGGCATCGAAGCGTTCTTTGATCGGGAGGTGCTGCCCCACGCGCCGGACGCCTGGATTGCGACGGACAAGACCCAGATCGGCTACGAGATTTCGTTTGCCCGCTACTTCTACCAGCCGACGCCGCTGCGGACGCTGGAGGAGATTCGCGCCGACATCCTCAAGCTGGAGCAGCAGACCGAGGGGTTGCTGCATCGGATCGTGGGGGGCGCGTGA
- a CDS encoding murein L,D-transpeptidase, whose product MKNGRERNTGGFPRGWLIAMVLAFSVSADAVGAAPDAPAAHIDALVASGVHPRLRWGRFSDFQEPLRALYLAQGSRPLWLEEGRPMKQSSAVLECLRMADDQGLNGSDYDADLLDGWIGKLNDGRAVSAEETAQFEVAMSLALMRYGSNLALGRVSPRAADFALDVAPKRLDLPALVQRLAHDSRPCEALAQLEPKLPLYRNLKAALPRYRDLAGSYDASALALPPKLSPGDRHKEVPALRQRLAALGFLSQESPARDPEAYAGDLVDAVERFQERHGLAPDGVIGKGTLAALNVSPAARLTQIRLGLERLRWLPEQFDGPFILVNIPSFHLYGYGEDHERPAVSMNVVVGRSSGGHNTPVFHSDMTYVVFRPYWNLPRAITVKEMLPAILRDPGYLARHNLEMVPSFGNGSPVYEPSLESLAMLSAGSLKLRQRPGPKNALGLVKFAFPNNDNIYLHSTPSVNLFQRARRDFSHGCIRVQDPVGLAEFVLQRQDEPWSPERIEEAMNGAQSRTVTLKQPLPVYTYYSTALAEPDGTVRFFEDIYGLDRVLEQLLEKGFPYPS is encoded by the coding sequence ATGAAAAACGGGCGGGAAAGGAACACGGGCGGCTTCCCACGGGGCTGGTTGATCGCCATGGTGCTGGCATTTTCGGTGAGCGCCGATGCCGTGGGCGCCGCACCGGATGCTCCGGCCGCGCACATCGACGCACTGGTCGCGTCGGGCGTCCATCCCCGGTTGCGCTGGGGGCGTTTTTCGGATTTCCAGGAACCGTTGCGCGCCTTGTACCTTGCCCAGGGTTCGCGGCCTTTGTGGCTGGAGGAGGGCAGGCCGATGAAGCAGTCGTCCGCCGTTCTCGAGTGTCTCCGCATGGCCGACGACCAGGGCTTGAACGGCAGCGACTATGACGCCGATCTCCTGGACGGCTGGATCGGGAAGCTCAACGACGGCAGGGCGGTCAGCGCGGAGGAGACGGCGCAGTTCGAGGTGGCGATGAGCCTCGCTCTGATGCGCTACGGCTCGAATCTCGCCCTCGGCCGGGTCAGTCCGCGCGCCGCCGATTTCGCCCTGGACGTTGCGCCGAAGCGGCTCGACCTGCCGGCGCTGGTGCAGCGCCTCGCCCATGATTCCCGGCCTTGCGAGGCGCTCGCCCAATTGGAGCCGAAGCTGCCCCTGTACCGGAACCTCAAGGCCGCATTGCCGCGCTACCGGGATTTGGCCGGGAGCTACGATGCTTCGGCGCTTGCCCTCCCGCCCAAGCTCAGCCCGGGCGACCGCCACAAGGAGGTTCCCGCCTTGCGCCAGCGTCTGGCCGCCTTGGGTTTCCTGTCGCAGGAGTCTCCCGCCAGGGACCCGGAAGCCTATGCCGGCGATCTGGTCGATGCGGTCGAGCGGTTCCAGGAGCGCCACGGTCTGGCGCCGGACGGGGTGATCGGCAAGGGCACGCTGGCGGCGCTCAACGTGTCGCCGGCCGCGCGGCTCACGCAGATCCGGCTGGGGCTCGAGCGGCTGCGCTGGCTGCCGGAGCAGTTCGACGGACCTTTCATCCTGGTGAACATCCCCTCGTTCCACCTGTACGGCTACGGCGAGGATCACGAGCGGCCGGCCGTGTCGATGAACGTGGTGGTGGGCCGGTCGTCCGGGGGCCACAACACGCCGGTGTTCCATTCCGACATGACCTACGTGGTGTTCCGTCCCTACTGGAATCTCCCGCGCGCCATCACCGTCAAGGAAATGCTGCCGGCTATCCTGCGCGATCCGGGCTACCTGGCCCGCCACAACCTGGAGATGGTGCCCAGCTTCGGCAACGGCTCGCCGGTCTACGAGCCCAGCCTGGAAAGCCTGGCGATGCTGTCGGCCGGTTCCCTCAAGCTGCGCCAGCGGCCGGGGCCGAAGAACGCCCTGGGGTTGGTCAAGTTCGCTTTTCCCAACAACGACAATATCTATTTGCACAGCACGCCCAGCGTGAACCTGTTCCAGCGGGCGCGGCGGGATTTCAGCCACGGCTGCATCCGGGTCCAGGATCCCGTTGGCCTGGCGGAGTTCGTGCTGCAACGCCAGGACGAACCCTGGAGCCCGGAGCGGATCGAGGAAGCGATGAACGGCGCCCAGTCGCGGACGGTCACGCTGAAGCAGCCGCTGCCGGTCTACACCTACTACTCGACGGCACTGGCTGAACCGGACGGTACCGTCCGTTTCTTCGAAGACATCTACGGGCTCGACCGGGTGCTGGAGCAGTTGTTGGAAAAGGGGTTCCCTTATCCCTCTTGA
- a CDS encoding glutathione S-transferase, which yields MITLYGSAISNYYNKVKLALLEKGVEFREERTIPSQDAAVLTKSPLGKIPFIETERGCLSESQAILEYLEDARPEKPLYPADPYARAKCRELIQHLELNVELIARRLYLEAFFGGKVSEETKTEVRPKVEAGLKGLMRLAQFNPYVCSENFGAADCAAWPHLTLIGLATSRIYGEDLVAAQVPALADYLAVVTARPAAQKVAADRAQALEAFFGNRRP from the coding sequence ATGATCACCCTGTACGGTTCCGCCATCAGCAACTACTACAACAAGGTCAAGCTGGCCCTGCTCGAAAAGGGCGTCGAATTCCGCGAGGAGCGGACGATTCCCTCCCAGGACGCCGCCGTCCTGACGAAGTCGCCGCTCGGAAAGATCCCGTTCATCGAAACGGAGCGCGGTTGCCTGTCGGAATCCCAAGCCATCCTGGAATATCTGGAAGACGCCCGCCCGGAAAAACCGCTCTACCCTGCCGATCCTTACGCCCGCGCCAAATGCCGCGAGCTGATCCAGCACCTCGAACTGAACGTCGAACTCATCGCCCGCCGGCTGTACCTGGAAGCCTTTTTCGGCGGCAAGGTCTCCGAGGAAACCAAGACCGAGGTCAGACCGAAGGTCGAAGCGGGACTGAAAGGCCTGATGCGGCTGGCACAGTTCAACCCCTATGTGTGCTCCGAGAACTTCGGCGCCGCCGACTGCGCCGCCTGGCCGCATTTGACCTTGATCGGCCTCGCCACCAGCCGCATCTACGGTGAAGACCTGGTCGCCGCCCAAGTTCCGGCTCTGGCCGACTATCTGGCGGTTGTGACGGCCCGCCCCGCCGCGCAAAAGGTCGCGGCGGACCGGGCCCAGGCGCTGGAAGCATTCTTCGGCAACCGCAGACCGTAA
- a CDS encoding cupin domain-containing protein — MKTPLDLPALEPAAVPARTSSIYPTEEQRQRIHGRSKQPLGDALGLQNFGVNLVRLEPGAISAFRHWHSRQDEFVYVLEGELTLITEAGEQCLAAGTCAGFPAGRADGHQLVNRSGRVAVYLEVGDRMPGDRAHYPEEDLEARAIRGSYEFRHKDGTPY; from the coding sequence ATGAAAACGCCACTCGATTTACCTGCCCTCGAACCCGCGGCCGTGCCGGCCCGGACCTCCTCCATCTATCCGACGGAGGAGCAACGCCAACGGATCCATGGCCGCAGCAAGCAGCCCTTGGGCGATGCCCTGGGATTGCAGAACTTCGGCGTCAACCTCGTCAGGCTGGAGCCCGGCGCGATCTCCGCCTTCCGGCACTGGCACAGCCGGCAGGACGAATTCGTCTACGTGCTGGAAGGCGAGCTCACCCTGATCACCGAGGCCGGCGAGCAATGCCTGGCGGCGGGCACCTGCGCCGGCTTCCCCGCCGGCCGGGCGGACGGGCATCAACTGGTCAACCGGAGCGGCCGCGTCGCGGTCTACCTGGAAGTCGGCGACCGCATGCCGGGGGACCGGGCGCATTATCCCGAAGAGGACTTGGAGGCCAGGGCGATCAGGGGAAGCTACGAGTTCCGGCACAAGGACGGCACGCCCTACTGA
- a CDS encoding spondin domain-containing protein — translation MRKAIYTALATLAFSNPVLAMDREYEVTITNLTRGQSFTPVFAATHRPGPHLFEVGAKASDDLAALAEGGDTAPLVATFGADPAVSEAKTATNSLLGPGQTVKFTVMAKRGNNYLLSLAAMLIPTNDAFVAVKELRLPSSGETMVMVPAYDAGSEPNDELCANIPGPVCGGVGLSTGVDGEGFVHIHAGIHGSGELIAADYDWRNPVAKITVKRMR, via the coding sequence ATGCGCAAAGCGATTTACACCGCCTTGGCCACTCTGGCCTTCAGCAATCCGGTCCTGGCCATGGATCGGGAATACGAAGTCACCATCACGAACCTTACTCGCGGCCAGTCTTTCACACCGGTTTTCGCGGCCACCCACAGGCCGGGTCCTCACTTGTTCGAAGTGGGAGCCAAAGCTTCGGATGATCTGGCGGCATTGGCAGAGGGCGGCGACACCGCCCCGCTAGTGGCCACGTTCGGTGCGGATCCCGCCGTTTCCGAAGCCAAGACCGCTACCAACAGCCTTCTGGGGCCCGGCCAGACTGTCAAGTTCACCGTAATGGCTAAGAGGGGCAACAATTATCTGCTTAGCCTGGCCGCCATGCTGATTCCCACCAATGACGCTTTCGTCGCGGTCAAGGAACTCCGATTGCCGTCTTCGGGTGAAACCATGGTCATGGTTCCCGCCTACGACGCCGGCAGTGAACCGAACGATGAGCTTTGCGCCAACATCCCCGGGCCGGTCTGCGGCGGCGTAGGACTTTCCACCGGCGTCGACGGCGAAGGCTTTGTCCACATTCACGCCGGCATCCACGGCTCGGGCGAGTTGATTGCCGCCGACTACGATTGGCGCAATCCGGTGGCAAAAATCACCGTGAAACGCATGCGCTGA
- a CDS encoding HAMP domain-containing sensor histidine kinase, whose protein sequence is MSLSFRSRIVLVFSALFLGVQAVTLASVYWFSRENVIAQLGQNLAYAETTFTRMLMDRGERTAGEARILVADFGFRSTASQADPETVASALENLVYRIRARRAFYVDLEGRILADTAGTKQGRPFPFPEVLKSAEDEGRTVVFGVLDGRLSELAVVPVLAPLPIGWVGIAMDVDRGFTDQFKRLSPPGLDLALGERSATGFRVLASSLGAEHRTEVADWVERGMLSPGAPPIAVTTHRGSIIAVLRDLPAARGDQALSAVFQVDMVAALVPYRTLMYTAFGLSVAGVAVTLFGSLLLAEKLARPVRQLAADTEHLLAGPSEEPPPPHGKDELVRLAEILERAGHMAADMAELQQRDRRRRELVADVSHDLRTPLSALHGYLETLKVKADTLPPEESRRFVDVAMRQSEKLGRLAQELFELARLECEESLPQWEDFSIAELVQDILQKFQSQSRARGVDLRAEAAAGLPQVSADIGMIERVLANLLDNALRHTPAGGSVRIGLSRSDGRIVVTVADTGAGIPEEFLPTLFERDSPLSRRSHSPGGLGLILVGKMLSLHGCSITADSTVGQGSIFRFELPIATPAG, encoded by the coding sequence GTGAGCCTTAGCTTCCGCTCCCGGATCGTGCTGGTGTTCTCGGCCTTGTTCCTTGGAGTGCAAGCGGTCACGCTGGCATCGGTCTACTGGTTCTCGAGGGAAAACGTCATTGCCCAGTTGGGCCAAAACCTGGCCTATGCCGAGACGACCTTCACCCGCATGCTCATGGACCGAGGCGAGCGCACCGCCGGAGAAGCTCGTATCCTGGTGGCCGACTTCGGCTTCCGGAGCACGGCCAGCCAGGCCGATCCGGAAACGGTTGCCTCGGCGCTGGAGAATCTCGTTTACCGAATCCGCGCCCGGCGGGCCTTCTATGTCGATCTGGAAGGCCGGATCCTTGCCGACACCGCAGGCACGAAACAGGGCCGGCCTTTCCCGTTTCCCGAAGTGCTGAAATCAGCAGAGGACGAAGGGCGGACCGTGGTGTTTGGCGTTCTGGACGGAAGACTTTCAGAACTGGCTGTGGTGCCGGTGTTGGCGCCATTGCCGATCGGCTGGGTTGGGATCGCCATGGACGTGGACCGCGGCTTCACCGACCAGTTCAAACGCCTGTCACCGCCCGGTCTGGACCTTGCCTTGGGCGAACGGTCCGCGACCGGCTTTCGGGTCCTGGCGAGTTCGCTGGGGGCGGAGCACCGGACGGAGGTCGCCGACTGGGTCGAGAGAGGGATGCTCAGCCCCGGAGCGCCCCCGATCGCGGTCACAACGCATCGCGGCAGCATCATCGCGGTCCTGCGCGACCTGCCGGCTGCGCGCGGCGATCAAGCGTTAAGCGCAGTCTTCCAGGTTGACATGGTCGCCGCCCTCGTTCCCTATCGCACACTGATGTACACGGCGTTCGGTCTCTCGGTGGCAGGGGTTGCCGTGACCCTCTTCGGCAGCCTGCTGCTTGCCGAAAAGTTGGCGCGGCCGGTACGGCAACTGGCCGCGGATACCGAACATCTGCTGGCGGGGCCGTCGGAAGAACCCCCGCCGCCGCATGGAAAGGACGAACTCGTCCGCCTCGCGGAGATTCTCGAAAGAGCAGGCCACATGGCGGCGGACATGGCGGAGTTGCAGCAGCGGGACCGGCGCCGGCGGGAACTCGTGGCGGATGTTTCCCACGACCTCCGCACCCCTTTATCGGCCCTGCATGGTTACCTGGAAACCTTGAAGGTCAAGGCGGATACGCTGCCGCCCGAGGAGAGCCGGCGGTTCGTCGATGTCGCCATGCGGCAGAGCGAGAAACTGGGCCGGCTGGCCCAGGAGCTTTTCGAACTGGCCCGCCTGGAGTGCGAGGAGAGCCTGCCCCAATGGGAGGACTTCTCCATCGCCGAACTGGTCCAGGACATCCTGCAGAAGTTCCAGTCCCAGTCCCGCGCCCGCGGGGTCGACCTCCGGGCGGAGGCGGCGGCAGGACTCCCACAGGTGTCCGCCGATATCGGCATGATCGAGCGGGTCCTGGCCAACCTTCTCGACAATGCGCTCCGCCATACCCCGGCGGGGGGCTCGGTGCGCATCGGCCTGTCCCGCTCGGACGGCCGGATTGTGGTCACCGTCGCCGATACCGGCGCCGGCATCCCGGAGGAGTTCCTGCCGACACTGTTCGAGCGGGATTCTCCCCTCAGCCGCCGTAGCCACTCTCCGGGAGGCCTCGGCCTCATTCTGGTGGGGAAGATGTTGAGCCTGCACGGCTGTTCCATCACGGCCGATAGTACAGTGGGGCAGGGTTCGATCTTCCGCTTCGAGTTGCCTATCGCCACTCCCGCAGGCTGA
- a CDS encoding methylamine utilization protein — protein sequence MADVVITLVPTSADPAVSAAGRKTAVVDQKGREFLPHVLAVGVGTDVKFPNSDRIHHHVYSFSPAKRFEIKLYKGTPAEPVRFDRTGVVVLGCNIHDWMVGYVFVTAAPHFAIADAAGVWSMELPAGDYTLDLWHPDLEHIQEPFARSVVVSEGRPLNLHHTLVLKRLRRSGKPPASRQEEDYLGEP from the coding sequence GTGGCCGATGTTGTCATTACCCTGGTTCCGACCAGCGCTGATCCAGCCGTCAGCGCCGCCGGGCGAAAAACCGCCGTCGTGGACCAGAAAGGCCGGGAGTTCCTCCCCCATGTACTGGCGGTCGGCGTCGGGACGGACGTGAAGTTTCCCAACAGCGACCGTATCCACCATCATGTCTACTCGTTTTCCCCTGCCAAACGCTTCGAGATCAAGCTCTACAAGGGCACGCCCGCCGAGCCGGTCCGTTTCGACCGGACCGGTGTCGTAGTCTTGGGCTGCAACATCCACGACTGGATGGTTGGCTATGTTTTCGTCACGGCAGCCCCTCATTTCGCCATCGCCGACGCCGCCGGGGTCTGGTCCATGGAGCTGCCGGCCGGCGACTACACCCTGGACCTTTGGCACCCGGACCTGGAGCACATTCAGGAACCCTTCGCCCGCTCGGTCGTTGTCTCCGAGGGTCGGCCTCTGAACCTCCATCACACGCTAGTCTTGAAGCGCCTGCGCCGGTCCGGAAAGCCACCGGCATCGCGGCAAGAGGAGGATTACCTGGGTGAGCCTTAG
- a CDS encoding response regulator transcription factor has product MPQPTKHILVVEDDPDIAGLLDLTLRDEGFDVQVAANGAEAMALIGRTRFDLLLLDVMLPGMNGLDICRKVREGSDYTPIVILSSRSAESQRIVGLELGADDYVTKPFSVLELVSRIRALFRRVEALSRSEPARNERLVSGGLVLDPVAREASLEGMPLTLTAKEFDLLLFFARNPGRVFSRLQLLDQVWGYAHEGYEHTVNSHINRLRAKLEPDSANPRFIQTVWGVGYKFSEPPARGD; this is encoded by the coding sequence ATGCCGCAGCCGACCAAACACATCCTCGTCGTCGAAGACGACCCAGACATCGCCGGCTTGCTCGATTTGACGCTCCGAGACGAAGGCTTCGACGTCCAGGTGGCGGCCAACGGGGCCGAAGCCATGGCTCTCATCGGGCGTACCCGTTTCGACCTCCTGTTGCTGGATGTGATGCTTCCCGGAATGAACGGCCTCGACATCTGTCGAAAGGTGCGCGAGGGTTCGGATTACACGCCCATCGTCATCCTCAGTTCCCGCTCGGCGGAGAGCCAGAGAATCGTGGGGCTCGAACTCGGGGCCGACGACTACGTGACCAAGCCTTTCTCGGTGCTGGAACTGGTATCTCGGATTCGGGCGCTGTTCCGGCGGGTGGAGGCGCTATCCCGTTCCGAACCGGCCCGCAATGAACGGCTGGTCAGTGGCGGTCTGGTATTGGATCCCGTGGCTCGGGAAGCCTCGCTGGAGGGTATGCCCCTGACCTTAACCGCCAAGGAGTTCGATCTGCTGTTGTTCTTTGCCAGAAACCCGGGGCGGGTGTTCTCCCGGCTGCAATTGCTCGACCAGGTCTGGGGTTACGCCCACGAGGGCTACGAACACACGGTCAATTCCCACATCAACCGTTTACGGGCGAAGCTCGAACCGGACTCCGCCAACCCGCGGTTCATTCAGACGGTCTGGGGGGTGGGTTACAAGTTTTCCGAACCTCCGGCCCGTGGGGATTAA
- a CDS encoding AraC family transcriptional regulator, whose translation MHKLYPAHSQLYLGPGRALYCGPIQHLETHIYGADVLHVGIYRPFRIRLADGAWRSASCAIVPAGISHALDLAGGVHGKLFVERDSADAPGLCRRFPHPETAARFFEDAEAIECFRRIYEEDPGRAAVEERLDRLLECPERQPWTPDARIRQVVELIGREPDRNFSQEELAARIGLSPSRFLHLFRQQTGLPYRRFRQWKRMRSAFALLHSTDSLTRAALDAGYADATHFSHSFRATFGVNPAPVFRTLGRFEMGP comes from the coding sequence ATGCACAAGCTTTATCCCGCACATTCGCAGCTTTACCTGGGGCCGGGGCGGGCGCTCTACTGTGGTCCGATCCAGCATCTGGAGACACACATCTACGGCGCCGATGTCCTCCACGTCGGCATCTACCGCCCGTTCCGCATCCGTCTGGCCGATGGCGCCTGGCGTTCGGCGTCCTGCGCGATCGTGCCCGCGGGGATCAGCCATGCCTTGGACCTGGCGGGCGGGGTGCACGGCAAGCTGTTCGTGGAAAGGGACAGCGCCGATGCGCCGGGGTTGTGCCGCCGGTTCCCCCATCCGGAGACGGCGGCGAGGTTTTTCGAGGATGCGGAAGCGATCGAATGCTTCCGCCGGATATACGAGGAAGACCCCGGCCGGGCCGCCGTCGAGGAGCGCCTGGATCGGCTGCTGGAGTGCCCGGAGCGGCAGCCGTGGACGCCGGACGCCCGCATCCGCCAGGTGGTCGAGCTGATCGGGCGGGAGCCGGACCGGAATTTTTCCCAGGAGGAACTGGCGGCCCGGATCGGCTTGTCACCCTCCCGGTTCCTGCATCTGTTCCGCCAGCAGACCGGTTTGCCCTACCGCCGCTTCCGCCAGTGGAAGCGCATGAGGTCCGCCTTCGCCCTCCTGCATTCCACCGACAGCCTGACCCGCGCCGCTCTGGACGCCGGCTACGCGGACGCGACCCATTTCAGCCACAGCTTCCGCGCCACCTTCGGTGTCAATCCGGCGCCGGTGTTCCGCACGCTGGGCCGGTTCGAGATGGGGCCGTGA